The following coding sequences are from one Lolium rigidum isolate FL_2022 chromosome 6, APGP_CSIRO_Lrig_0.1, whole genome shotgun sequence window:
- the LOC124664279 gene encoding uncharacterized protein LOC124664279: protein MHHVRSELSVRALAMARRLGAVLALAAVILLAAAAVATAQSDKGKGPKSPPNGEGPKPKPKPKQVKCNVNRKENPYCFNKKIDCPDDCPETCFASCTEYDCKAVCACDQPGAACGDPRFIGGDGNAFYFHGRKDADFCVVSDRDLHINAHFIGKSGHSGMSRDFTWIQAIAVLFDGHHLYVGARKTGTWDDAIEHLEITLDGEPVHLPADQVDAAKWTSSRVPALSVTRTKAANGVLVALDGKFSVRVNAVPITEEDSRVHRYGVTSDDCLAHLELAFKFDALTDDVHGVVGQTYRSDYVNKLDVRASMPTMGGDASFTASSLFAADCAVARFGTSRSNNEASVMSELAGITCASGMNGQGVVCKK, encoded by the exons ATGCACCACGTTCGAAGCGAGCTTAG CGTGAGGGCGCTCGCAATGGCGAGGCGTCTGGGAGCCGTGCTGGCTTTGGCGGCGGTCATCCTTCTCGCCGCAGCCGCCGTCGCCACGGCGCAATCAGACAAGGGAAAGGGGCCAAAGAGCCCACCCAATGGGGAGGGGCCCAAGCCCAAGCCCAAGCCCAAGCAGGTCAAATGCAATGTCAACCGCAAGGAGAACCCCTACTGTTTCAACAAGAAGATAGACTGCCCCGACGACTGCCCTGAGACATGCTTCGCCAGCTGCACCGAGTACGACTGCAAAGCCGTTTGTG CGTGCGACCAACCGGGAGCAGCGTGCGGCGACCCACGCTTCATCGGCGGCGACGGCAACGCGTTCTACTTCCACGGCCGCAAGGATGCCGACTTCTGCGTCGTCTCTGACCGCGACCTCCACATCAACGCGCACTTCATCGGCAAGTCCGGCCACAGCGGCATGTCCAGGGACTTCACGTGGATCCAGGCCATCGCCGTGCTCTTCGACGGACACCACCTCTACGTCGGCGCCAGGAAGACCGGCACCTGGGACGACGCCATCGAGCACCTCGAGATCACCCTCGACGGCGAGCCCGTGCACCTCCCGGCTGACCAGGTCGACGCTGCCAAATGGACGTCCAGCCGTGTCCCCGCGCTGTCTGTGACCCGAACCAAGGCGGCCAACGGCGTGCTAGTCGCCCTCGACGGGAAGTTCAGTGTCAGGGTCAACGCCGTGCCCATCACCGAGGAGGACTCAAGGGTGCACCGCTACGGCGTCACCTCCGACGACTGCCTCGCCCACCTCGAGCTCGCCTTCAAGTTCGACGCGCTCACCGACGACGTCCACGGCGTTGTCGGCCAGACGTACCGCTCCGACTACGTCAACAAGCTCGACGTCAGGGCCTCCATGCCCACTATGGGAGGAGATGCCAGCTTCACGGCTTCCAGCCTGTTCGCGGCGGACTGCGCCGTGGCGCGCTTCGGAACCAGCCGTAGCAACAACGAGGCTTCCGTCATGTCGGAGCTCGCCGGGATCACCTGCGCCAGTGGCATGAACGGCCAAGGCGTGGTGTGCAAGAAGTAA